The sequence AAATTTCACACTACCTAAGTGAGttgaatatttataatattctACAAAATAATCGATTTCTCATGGTCGATTCATGGTCTGCCTCAGGATTTGAGAGTTGTAATGTAAATATAAAACCAAACGAACCAACCTTTATTGCGAAATTCAATCTTACGGCTATAGCAAGAAACTTTCAAGCTCATTTTATGGCTTCTGCAGTTGCTCGACTTTGTTTATTCGGAAACCCCGGATCCTCACTTCTTCTGGTGCTGAAGTATCCTTGTAATCAACATCTTCAAAGATCCATCCCTTGTTTTGTACAGAACCCCCAACTTTAACCTGTCAAAGAAATGCACAAACGTATACAAGTGAAGAAACAtctttttgtttaaaataaattagaatccgtCAGGCAGAAATGGCGTCCATTGTTCCTAGTTATTGTTTTTGAAAACAGAAGCCCTTGAATGAGATTAATGGCTTGTTTATTTTTCTGGAACACAACTGATAAATGTGTTTTGATTCTATCATACAGGTCATTAGGGTCAAGATACCGCAGATAAAATTTTATGAAGTCACGTGTTCAAGGGTTAACCAGATCACAAACTGGCATTGTAAGGTTAAAAAATTAGAGTACCTCAGCACCATCGTCCGTCCCATTTATAACAAGACCTCCATCTAGGGCAAGATCTTCAAGATAGACGTTTTTGCCATTAATGACGATGGTAGATTTTGCTGTAATGGAGCAATTTCCCCTGACTTTGCTTCTGATGTCTGAAAAAGTGAGCCCCCATTTGGGCTGCCACACGATACGAGGCCATACTTCCACTTCCTGTCCATTGAATATGCGATGAACTGGATCGTCTACCTTAACACCAGCCTGTGATAACACAAGAAGGGAAATGATTTAGGTTAAGTAAAATAGTAAGGGATTTGTGGTATTGGGATTTATGAATCCACTCGAGTATTCCACGTCCTCATTATCTCCTCTAGGTTCATTTTCAACGTCAAACAGATCTTTTGTTTCTCTTAGAAGTGTCGAAATGGATTCCCATTTCTTTTCTAGATAGAACAAGACTGGTTCCGGATTTCTCCTCGATACAAGTTTAGTAGATGTTGTTAATCCATTAGAGACACACGTATATATTCTTCAATTGAACTTTCAAGTTTCAACTTGTTAGAGTTTTAAACAAAGCAAATACCTTTCTCAAAATTAAGCTGTTCACTTTATAAATGGCCATTTCCCCGGAAGTAGCGCTATGATATGGATTGCCTTTAGGAACCTTCAAAATAGGAAGGCAGGTATATATGAGATCCAGAATGTATTATGAAACATTATATTCATAAAATGCAAAACAAGACATTACACGACCCCAGTCACAGAAAAATGGTAGGACGAAAACAGTATACATTGCGATAAATCATTGATAAAAGCTGATCAATATGTTTAACATCCACATGCACTGCATGTATCGGTTTCTCTGAACAAAGAAAATATCTCCAGAGCTCATTTGCCTCAAGGTACCAACTCATCAattcaattcaaagtttttttctcTTTCAACTACCCATTACGTTTTTCCAAACATAATATCAATCTTCAATGATAGTTTTTCCTTCATGCATACAATAAAAATGATCTTCATACCTTAGCCGCATCTTCAGGATTGTTCTTCACAGGTGCATAAGCCAACCAAGTATCCATCACCTGCGCGGTTACCCGAACAGTATTTGTTTCATAACTGTAAAACTGTATCAAAATATTCTAAAAAAGTAAGCCACAGTTTCCGCTTACAGTAAATCCAACTCTAGCAGAAGGAGGAAGAGTCTTAGGATAATCTTGCATCATGCATTCAAGTCTAGTGGATGACTTGAACGCGGTTTTGGTGGCATCTTTGTATCTGCATACAGAGAGaagtttattaaattttagcAAGCAATTGAAGAAATAAGTCAAAGTAAAAACCAAAccgatctgaattcctagacaAGCAGGGGCGACCTAAGGAAAATGAAAACTAAAGCACTTGAAAAAAGAATCACTAACAATCATCTGCTGTTAGGGTTTTCTCTTCCATTAATTTTGGGAATAAATGCCATCATTCAGCTTGTACTCCACGAATAGACAATGTAAAAATGAAGAAATTCTGCTTTACCCTCTCAAGCAGAATGAAAATCAGGTTAGCCCATATTTTGTTGGATAAAAAACTGTTCTACTTGATTTAGATCGAAGGCAATCGTATCTCCATCgatttgagaaaataaaaatgtaCCATCATTGAGGCATGCAGTGAGCTAAAATTCTCAAGAAACATTTGGTAACAATGTGACATTACTTAAGACTTATGATCTAGAAAGATTGATCACATGAGATTTCAGATAGCTTTGCCTCAATTCCAGATAGCACATGAGTTTTATACAGAAATGCAGAGACAGTGAAGGAGAATTTACTTGGGGTTAACAAACTCCTTTATCGCACCTCCTGTTTTTGAAAGTTCATCCAAATAAGGTGGGATTTCAATGATCAACTGCACCAAAAAAAACAATATGTGACTTCATATGCAAACAATTCGGTCAGCAGTTAGATTGTAAATTCATTGCCTGCTATCAACTAGAACCTGTAATCCATGgtctcacaaaaaaaaaaaaaagtttacaTGATTCAACACTTTCTGCAGTAGCCTCTAGACTATTTTTTTTCCCAATAAAATGGGTCCACAGAGAGAAAAATCTACAAACTAAAAGTGATTCAGCATAAAGATATGCAAACTAAAAGCATTACCCACTCTAGTTCAAAAGATGTCACTGGACTTACACGGACATGCTCATGCAAACATATAAAATTGTTTGTCGTACTCTCTTGCCTGAGACTAGCGCATGGAGGcgaccaaaaataaataaaataactttgGGACATCaccaaaagaaaaaattcaaaacaaatgcATAATGACTTTCTGTAAAGTATGTACTTGGTTAATGTTTCCAGGAAAAGGAGAAAAGCCTGTTTCAGAGTTGACATCACCATCTGGATAACCTGTAGCTCTCAGCAAAGGGTCAAGTTGATTGTATTCCACATTGATCACCATTGTCCTCCCTGAGCAAAACATCTGCTCAGTGACAAACTAAATACAACAGCACAAGCAGCTCTTTCAAAAATTAACAAGAGCTAATACAAATTGAAACTGCTGCTGACATGCAAAAAAGTGTGGTCATCAATTTAGAAGAATATTCCAGAGACAAGAAAGTGAGAAACAAGTTTAGCAACTTCAAGACTAAGCCAGAAAAGGAGAAATTCTCTAAAGGTGCATTAATTTTATGGTCGATAGGCCTTATTGTCGATAAAACACACCATCTTGATGTGTAAGCTTGGCAATTCCACCAATAGCTTCCTTAGCTTTCCGCGGAACTGCAAGAGAATTTACTTGGTAGCCTTTGGTGGCGCTGACACCCAACGAAGCTGCAATTCCCTGTTATAAGGCataaaaagaatgaaaagtgcAATTCTATGGaacatatatattaaattttagaaTCCCAGATGATTGAGTTTTAACAAAACCTTAAAGAGAAGACCATTAGTATCTTGGAAGAACACAACCCATTTTCGACCAGCATCAAGCCTAAACGTAGAGCAGAGTATAAATCATCACACCATGATACACTTGCAAAAAGAGAATAAGCTTCAAATAGCATGATAACTTGCAGGTTTTCTAGTACCGCAAAAACCAATTATCTTAAACAAACTAATGGCGTGAAGGCCAAGATATCCAGGCATGAAACTTACCATTCTTTAAGGATGCCACTGGAATAAAGAAGTGAATGAACATCACCATGACCATGAGGCTTTGTCTGCAGAAAAATTGGAACAaaaaatatacaatcatattgAGTTTCTGCACCGATAAGACTATGTGGATCACATCAATCACTTCATATGACAAGAGTTCATGCATCCCATTGACAACCAAAGCTACCTGAATTCTAAACTTATTTTGTGGATCCACGGCTAGCCTGGCATCATTATCATCTAAACAAGCAACCTTTTCCTGTAAAAATGCAAAGGCCATATAGTAGTCAAATTATTACCGCCAAAGTAATTCCAGAAGTCAGTGTACATGATCGGTTGAGTACCTGCTTTAGCAGTCTTATTTGAGTGGATTTCATCCCAAAAGAAGCATTTGATTCTAACAGCTTTAAGGTACGCGTATGAGTGTCATCTGATGTCATTATGACCAAAGGAATCTCTGTCGGTCCTCCACCTACATTTATGGAGAGaggaaaaagaaagaaatatgaccaaatcaattttttttttctgaagaaAACTGTTTATCATCGAACTCAaggcaaaataaaatattattctgATCCTCCTATTGACATGATAGGACTGAAATCTCTGGTTCACCCAATTTTATGTGATATAATCGTATTATTTTCAACAAGCTTCTGTAGATATGAAACACAGAAAAGATAACCAAGACTCAGATTATGAGAAGTACATAGAGTGACACTGCTGTGTGTGGAAAAATTATTGCAGGGCATCAATACAAGATGCAATTCAAGAACCAAAGATGCTTACAAGTAATATTATACGCCTTAATAGAAGTTCATGGACAACTTCAGTTACCGAAATAAAAACCTCAGTAAACGAACCTTGGGATAGCCTACAGCTAGTCTCTTGCAAGGCTAGAATAGATTCAATGTAGTGCTGTAAGAAACATGTTCCAGTAGTTGATTCTAGAGGCAGAGCAACCTGCAAAGTGGAAGGATAGTGGTCAAAGAACTGCAGTTGATTCTTTTCTGCTATAAGACATTAGATAGGTTTCTACTAGGCTGTGTAAATTTTTACACCACATAGTCTACATTCTGACTAGTCCTTGTAACTATTTACACATttattagttatttttttattttgttttgaccagTTGAATATCACAAAGATCAACCTGTCATCAATTCAAAATTAActacttcaaaaaaaattacaaatcaaatATTCATGGATTACGTTTACAGTGAAAAATGCCCCCTACTCATGCAAGTGACATTGTCTAACCTTTATACCATTGTAGCCTAGTCGTTCTCCAAGGCCCCCAGCAACAAGAACAAAGGCAGTCTTCCTTGCCTCTTGGACACCAGCATATTCATATTGAATGAAACTATCATCACCGAAAGTCAAAATTTCTCCAGATGGAACCTGTTAAAAATCATACAGAATTCCACTTGATAAGATTTTGTAGGTCAAGTTAAAGAAATGAGCAAATCATATATGAATGCGTTTTAAGGGAAACCAGCATAAACGATGGCGCCAAATACACTTTGCAGAATAATCGACATAGTAGGTTATGTCACCAAAAGCATGTGCAGTAAATTAATAGCAGGAAAAATTTCTCCAAAAATCTAAAAGCTCATTCAAGAAAGATATTTAAAGTCAATAAAGAACGGGGGGAGATACAATTAAAATCCTAATCCCAGAAACAAATAAACGGTCATCCAAGGTATTAGATAAACTTCTTCGAAAATTAGAAGCTCAAAGAGACCAATAACTTACAGAAGGCGTAAATCCATCAAATGGGTTCTTCCCAGCTTTTGAATCTGCCAAAAGTTCCCTGGCAGTTTTGATGTATGATGATAGACCTCCAGGATAACTTGCATCAAGTCGAGCAATCTTGaaagaaaaaaggaaaataaCACATGCCAAAAAAGTGTATTCACATTATTCAAAGTGGAAATCAGTTTTtcatctaaataaataaatggacaggaaaacataaaaataagcATTTCATTTCGCGCAGAGAGGATGAAACAAAAGCCACATTTGTCAAACTGGGTTGCTATGCACTAAGCCACTAACTGAGTTACAGGATTCATCGGAGCAAAATAAATTGCCCTTGGTAATCAAGATTCCATATCCTAGATATCCTAGACCATTCAACACACTGTTGAATTAGGAAGTTATCGATAACATTATTACTGAAAAGATCTGACACTTAATTCTCATATTTTATATTCTATTTCATAAATGAAATGAAAGACGAGAAACATATACAAGAtccatcaaataaataaataacacaaaaattaaaattgaaaccTTACATCAAAGGTCATGTCCTGATTCATCTTACCATACAAAGGTCCCATTTTCCCAATGGATCTGATGCCATACCAAAGATCTTGCACTTGATCTAAATTCCAGTTTTTTTTCTCTAATAATTACAAGATAGAGAATTGTTCATTCTCATGAAGAAACGTAATCAATTCTCAAATTCTTTATCAGCATTGAGATTTCGTTAGAATTAAAAACAAAGATGCAACCGAACGTATAGATGCAATTACACAGATGTTCACATGAGTGGCGTCGCTCAATTAatgtaagaaaaaaaatagcGGACCTGATCAAAGAAGGCGAGCTTCTCATCATCACTGATCCCAGGCTCTGGCCAGTGTTCGAACAAATGGCTCTGATTCAATCCCAGTAGCATCTTCGCCAACTCCACCTGTCCACACGCACATTCAAAACGCCCCCAATCATAATTCTAATACAATTCGATCATATTTACTCATGCATGATGTACacgattaaaattttagcaGTTCAGTAAGAAAGATAAGAACCTGCTGGGGAGAGAGAATAGAAATATTCTTGCGTAGATTAGGTGCAGCTGATGCCCAGTCATCGATGTTGAGTCTGGAAAGGCCACCGGCAGCTGATTCGACGGCGGAGGATGCCATGACGTCACTTCACGGTGAATCTGACGTGTTTGTTGAAGGGTGGTGAAGCCGAGGAGGTTAATACGTGATTGTTAACTGAACAGTTCAGGAAATAAATAGTCGCGcggatattattattattattattattattattattattatgtatagCTAGTTTACGTACCTACACTATGTTTAGTAATTTAGAATTTAAAATATAGTTTTAGTGTTTttgtaaaatgagatttgaaAATATGATTGATATTTGATGGAATATCATAGGATTTTATTCAAAagtataaattcaaaaaatttcacCCTATTTGACACTTATCTAATAGTGCAAGCTTAAGCGAGCTTAAAACGAAATTAAGGATAGTAAATTATCAATATAAAAATAGTTAACCTcaaaatattgataaatataCACCTTTTAGATGATCTTGCAGCCGTAT comes from Henckelia pumila isolate YLH828 chromosome 4, ASM3356847v2, whole genome shotgun sequence and encodes:
- the LOC140863665 gene encoding UDP-sugar pyrophosphorylase-like yields the protein MASSAVESAAGGLSRLNIDDWASAAPNLRKNISILSPQQVELAKMLLGLNQSHLFEHWPEPGISDDEKLAFFDQIARLDASYPGGLSSYIKTARELLADSKAGKNPFDGFTPSVPSGEILTFGDDSFIQYEYAGVQEARKTAFVLVAGGLGERLGYNGIKVALPLESTTGTCFLQHYIESILALQETSCRLSQGGGPTEIPLVIMTSDDTHTRTLKLLESNASFGMKSTQIRLLKQEKVACLDDNDARLAVDPQNKFRIQTKPHGHGDVHSLLYSSGILKEWLDAGRKWVVFFQDTNGLLFKGIAASLGVSATKGYQVNSLAVPRKAKEAIGGIAKLTHQDGRTMVINVEYNQLDPLLRATGYPDGDVNSETGFSPFPGNINQLIIEIPPYLDELSKTGGAIKEFVNPKYKDATKTAFKSSTRLECMMQDYPKTLPPSARVGFTVMDTWLAYAPVKNNPEDAAKVPKGNPYHSATSGEMAIYKVNSLILRKAGVKVDDPVHRIFNGQEVEVWPRIVWQPKWGLTFSDIRSKVRGNCSITAKSTIVINGKNVYLEDLALDGGLVINGTDDGAEVKVGGSVQNKGWIFEDVDYKDTSAPEEVRIRGFRINKVEQLQKP